In Tachysurus fulvidraco isolate hzauxx_2018 chromosome 11, HZAU_PFXX_2.0, whole genome shotgun sequence, one DNA window encodes the following:
- the LOC113648628 gene encoding CD63 antigen-like: protein MAKGSAFMRRLCIVLNILLGFLGVVLLLLGIVASSFKIEPLISGYYWQDGTQSVLFSIGFGLATILLSILGVYGAYQEHVLALLLYTIFMTIEFITLLALIIVAILAQPQVEKKIEDSFGNMTSLYNTDEVFHRELNKLQEEARCCGLIDYTDWKYQIPSSCDCPQNYSDQEARCVNVNVQNYRSSQSNKKAEDDWKTAQSSLRYVYKTNCGLILMRHVKNALRIMLGIVFTLATVMLAAVIVSLLLWNKINERSSIAGISNDEDRTKYELQPHKKA from the exons ATGGCTAAAGGAAGTGCATTCATGAGAAGACTATGCATCGTTCTTAATATTCTCCTCGGG TTCTTAGGAGTGGTCTTGCTCCTGCTCGGGATAGTGGCAAGCTCTTTTAAGATCGAACCCCTGATAAGTGGCTATTACTGGCAA GATGGGACTCAGAGTGTGCTCTTCAGCATCGGATTTGGATTGGCTACCATCCTGCTCTCCATCCTGGGAGTGTATGGAGCATACCAGGAACATGTCTTGGCTCTGCTTTTg taCACCATTTTCATGACTATTGAATTCATCACTCTCTTGGCCCTGATAATCGTAGCCATCCTCGCACAGCCACAG GTGGAGAAGAAAATTGAAGATAGTTTTGGAAACATGACCTCACTTTATAATACGGATGAAGTCTTCCATCGTGAGCTCAACAAACTACAAGAGGAG GCTAGGTGCTGTGGTCTGATAGATTATACCGACTGGAAATATCAGATACCTTCTTCATGTGACTGTCCTCAGAACTACTCAGACCAAGAAGCCAGATGTGTAAATGTCAATGTGCAAAATTATCGGAGCAGTCAG TCGAACAAAAAAGCAGAAGATGACTGGAAGACAGCTCAGAGTTCACTGCGCTACGTTTATAAGACG AATTGTGGCCTGATCTTAATGAGACATGTGAAGAATGCCTTAAGGATCATGCTTGGAATAGTCTTTACTTTAGCAACTGTTATG CTGGCTGCCGTGATCGTGTCACTGCTCCTGTGGAATAAAATCAACGAGCGCTCGTCAATCGCAGGCATCTCGAATGACGAAGACAGAACGAAGTATGAACTCCAGCCACACAAAAAGGCCTGA